A single window of Eucalyptus grandis isolate ANBG69807.140 chromosome 1, ASM1654582v1, whole genome shotgun sequence DNA harbors:
- the LOC104449558 gene encoding UMP-CMP kinase: MEFSSAEPFKGEGCLSKEKNLYITFVLGGPGSGKGTQCAKIVENFGYTHLSAGELLRQEIASNSEDGVMILDMIKEGKIVPSEVTVKLIQKGMESCDNGKFLIDGFPRNEENRTAFEQIIGAEPNIVLFFDCPEEEMIKRVLNRNEGRVDDNIETIRKRLKVFAASHYPVIDYYSKKGKLCKIDAIGTEDEIFERVRPVFAACEGAQ; encoded by the exons ATGGAGTTTTCCTCTGCTGAACCCTTTAAG GGGGAAGGTTGTCTGTCTAAAGAGAAAAATCTATATATAACCTTTGTCCTAG GTGGCCCTGGAAGTGGAAAGGGCACTCAGTGTGCAAAAATCGTCGAGAACTTTGGATATACACATCTAAGTGCTGGAGAATTGTTAAGACAGGAGATTGCTTCAAACAGTGAAGATGG GGTTATGATTCTTGACAtgattaaagaaggaaaaatagttCCTTCAGAAGTGACAGTGAAATTAATTCAGAAAGGGATGGAATCTTGTGATAATGGTAAGTTTCTCATCGATGGCTTCCCACGGAATGAGGAGAACCGCACAGCATTTGAACAGATT ATTGGAGCTGAACCaaatattgttcttttctttgattgtcCTGAAGAAGAGATGATAAAGCGGGTTTTGAACCGTAATGAG GGTCGAGTGGATGATAATATTGAGACAATTAGAAAACGCCTTAAAGTGTTTGCAGCTTCACATTATCCTGTAATCGATTACTACTCAAAGAAAGGGAAGTTATGCAAG ATTGATGCTATTGGAACGGAAGATGAGATCTTTGAACGAGTTCGCCCTGTGTTTGCTGCATGTGAG GGAGCACAATGA
- the LOC104449581 gene encoding 21 kDa protein-like produces the protein MATPGLCFLLLVSTFVYSISSASAAAATPSSSSSAAAANFIKASCSATSYPAVCVQSLSAYANTVKLSRKELAQAALTVTLAKAQATRDFVTRSTKLKGLKAREYEAVKDCLEEMGDTVDRLSKSMKELKGMGSQSKAQDFQWHVSNVETWVSAALTDENTCMDGFSGKATEGRLKKSIRTRIVEVAQVTSNALALVNRFAAKH, from the coding sequence ATGGCAACGCCCGGCCTTTGCTTCCTCCTCCTAGTCTCCACCTTCGTCTACTCCATCTCCTCCGCCTCAGCCGCCGCCGCTAccccatcttcctcctcctccgccgccgctgccaACTTCATCAAGGCCTCGTGCAGCGCGACCAGCTACCCGGCGGTGTGCGTCCAGTCCCTCTCGGCCTACGCCAACACCGTCAAGCTCAGCCGCAAGGAGCTGGCCCAAGCAGCGCTGACCGTGACCCTAGCCAAGGCCCAAGCCACGAGGGACTTCGTCACCCGGTCGACCAAGCTGAAGGGGCTCAAGGCCAGGGAGTACGAGGCGGTGAAGGACTGCCTGGAGGAGATGGGGGACACGGTGGACCGTCTGAGCAAGTCGATGAAGGAGCTCAAGGGGATGGGGTCCCAATCCAAGGCCCAGGACTTCCAGTGGCACGTCAGCAACGTGGAGACGTGGGTGAGCGCCGCACTGACCGACGAGAACACCTGCATGGATGGTTTCTCCGGGAAGGCCACGGAAGGGCGGCTCAAGAAGTCGATCCGGACCAGGATCGTCGAAGTGGCTCAGGTCACCAGCAACGCCCTCGCTCTCGTGAACCGCTTCGCCGCCAAGCACTGA